One segment of Paenibacillus rhizovicinus DNA contains the following:
- a CDS encoding GntR family transcriptional regulator has protein sequence MSSYPYSRIKDDIKKRIMEGEWLGETRLPSSRHFAESYKSSVNTVEKAIKELCGEGLLKRDNRRGTYIEEGMLSQLGHNRSGLIAASVIGIENPLWATALRGIEDTLRLHGFHLLSYSDDRSLDKLESLIKGAVAKRVDGVIMSPIFDPDHMERNERLYEYLRANGIKVIFLDRHLYHSDIPYVTSDNVSGAYALTKMLLEKGHRRIMFVRNSNVSTFNERLLGMKQAFFDSGLEFDNALDALIPTEHENFEEEFESYSARIAEEIRARGCTAIFAANDQIAEAVIVALNELGMRFPQDISLVTYDALNLNRKLMLDVTGLNQPFYEMGRTAASQLMKLVEGKELLSVQGQICKADLNLGSTIGPVR, from the coding sequence ATGTCGAGTTATCCATATTCCAGAATCAAGGACGATATCAAGAAACGCATCATGGAAGGCGAATGGCTGGGGGAGACGCGGCTGCCATCGAGCAGGCATTTCGCCGAATCTTACAAGTCCAGCGTGAACACGGTCGAGAAAGCGATCAAGGAGCTGTGCGGGGAAGGGCTGCTGAAGCGCGACAACCGCAGGGGCACCTATATCGAAGAAGGAATGCTTTCGCAGCTCGGACATAACCGTTCCGGTCTGATCGCGGCATCCGTCATCGGCATCGAGAACCCGCTCTGGGCCACGGCGCTGCGCGGCATCGAGGATACGCTTCGGCTGCACGGGTTCCACTTGCTCAGCTACAGCGACGATCGGAGCCTGGATAAGCTGGAATCGCTCATTAAAGGAGCGGTCGCGAAGCGGGTGGACGGCGTCATCATGAGTCCGATCTTCGATCCGGACCACATGGAGCGCAACGAGCGGCTGTACGAGTATTTGCGGGCCAACGGCATCAAAGTTATTTTCCTCGACCGTCATCTGTATCACAGCGATATTCCGTACGTTACGAGCGACAACGTGTCCGGGGCGTACGCCTTGACCAAAATGCTCTTGGAGAAGGGGCACCGGCGCATCATGTTCGTCCGCAACTCGAATGTGAGCACGTTCAACGAACGGCTGCTCGGCATGAAACAGGCGTTCTTCGACTCCGGACTCGAATTCGATAACGCGCTGGACGCGCTGATTCCGACGGAGCACGAGAATTTCGAAGAAGAGTTCGAATCGTACAGCGCGCGCATTGCGGAAGAGATCCGCGCACGAGGCTGCACGGCGATCTTCGCGGCGAACGACCAGATTGCCGAAGCCGTGATCGTCGCGCTGAATGAACTGGGCATGCGGTTTCCGCAGGATATATCTTTGGTCACCTACGATGCGCTGAACCTGAACCGCAAGCTGATGCTCGACGTGACTGGCCTCAATCAGCCTTTCTACGAGATGGGGCGAACGGCCGCGAGCCAGCTGATGAAGCTGGTCGAAGGCAAGGAGCTGCTGTCCGTGCAAGGGCAGATTTGCAAGGCGGACCTGAACCTTGGCAGCACGATCGGTCCGGTTCGCTAA
- a CDS encoding gamma-glutamyltransferase family protein, with translation MSFELINYPYPSRRTAAVARKGMVATSQPLASQAGLRVLQQGGNAIDAAIAAAACLTVVEPTANGIGGDAFAIVWHQGKLHGLNASGRSPMALTPDEVRKHGFEAAMPPDGWLPVTVPGAPSAWAALSERFGRLPFEALLAPAADYAEEGFALSPELGYSWEKAYQSRAAKTDDPLFAEWFRVFAPEGRAPRPGEIWRSPDHARTLAKIAATKGEDFYRGELAEALDRFARETGGLIRKEDLAAHRPEWVDPIAVRYRGYEIWEMPPNGQGLVALMALNVLNGIPLSRKDTIETCHAQIEALKLAFVDGLQHITDPVMMQASVERLLSPEYAAQRRGLIGRQAIMPEPGRLPSGGTVYLATADGEGNMVSFIQSNYRGFGSGLVVPGTGISLQNRGASFSLDPAHANVASPGKRPYHTIIPGFITKDGEAVGPFGVMGAFMQPQGHVQVISNMIDFGLNPQAALDAPRWQWIEGKKVLVETAFPETLASQLEERGHLVQPSAERRSFGCGQIIWREPNGVLIGGTEPRTDGCIASW, from the coding sequence ATGAGCTTTGAATTGATAAATTATCCGTATCCGTCGCGGCGGACGGCTGCCGTGGCGCGCAAAGGCATGGTCGCGACGTCGCAGCCGCTCGCTTCGCAGGCCGGGCTTCGCGTGCTGCAGCAAGGCGGCAACGCCATCGATGCGGCCATTGCCGCTGCCGCTTGCTTGACGGTCGTCGAGCCGACGGCGAACGGCATCGGCGGCGATGCTTTTGCAATCGTCTGGCATCAAGGCAAGCTTCACGGCTTGAATGCGAGCGGCCGTTCACCGATGGCGTTGACGCCGGATGAGGTTCGGAAGCACGGCTTCGAAGCGGCGATGCCGCCGGACGGCTGGCTTCCCGTGACTGTGCCCGGCGCGCCTTCCGCTTGGGCGGCGTTATCCGAACGGTTCGGACGACTGCCGTTCGAAGCGCTGCTCGCGCCTGCCGCCGACTATGCGGAAGAGGGCTTCGCCTTGTCGCCGGAGCTCGGATATTCTTGGGAGAAGGCATATCAGTCCCGGGCGGCGAAGACGGACGATCCGCTGTTCGCGGAGTGGTTCCGCGTTTTCGCGCCGGAGGGGCGAGCGCCTCGGCCGGGCGAAATCTGGCGCTCGCCGGATCACGCGCGGACGCTGGCGAAGATTGCGGCAACGAAGGGCGAAGACTTTTACCGCGGCGAATTGGCGGAAGCGCTGGACCGCTTCGCGCGCGAAACCGGAGGCTTGATCCGCAAGGAAGATCTGGCGGCGCATCGGCCTGAATGGGTGGACCCCATTGCTGTCCGCTATCGCGGGTACGAGATATGGGAGATGCCGCCGAATGGGCAGGGGCTCGTCGCGCTGATGGCGCTGAACGTGTTGAACGGCATCCCGCTCAGCCGGAAGGATACGATCGAAACTTGCCATGCGCAGATCGAAGCGCTGAAGCTGGCCTTCGTCGATGGCTTGCAGCATATTACGGATCCTGTCATGATGCAAGCGAGCGTGGAACGTCTGCTGTCCCCCGAGTATGCGGCGCAGCGCAGGGGACTGATCGGCCGACAGGCGATTATGCCCGAGCCCGGCCGGCTTCCAAGCGGCGGGACGGTGTATTTGGCGACAGCCGACGGGGAAGGCAACATGGTCTCGTTCATCCAAAGCAATTATCGGGGGTTCGGTTCGGGACTCGTCGTTCCCGGCACGGGCATCAGCCTGCAGAACAGAGGCGCGTCCTTCTCGCTGGATCCGGCGCATGCCAACGTCGCTTCGCCCGGCAAGCGGCCCTACCATACGATCATTCCCGGCTTTATCACGAAGGACGGCGAAGCGGTCGGGCCGTTCGGCGTCATGGGCGCATTCATGCAGCCGCAGGGGCATGTGCAAGTGATTTCCAATATGATCGATTTCGGCTTAAACCCGCAAGCGGCGCTCGATGCGCCGAGATGGCAATGGATCGAAGGCAAGAAGGTACTGGTGGAAACAGCGTTTCCGGAAACGCTGGCCAGCCAGCTCGAAGAGCGGGGGCATCTCGTTCAGCCGTCGGCGGAACGCCGGTCGTTCGGCTGCGGACAAATCATTTGGCGGGAGCCGAACGGCGTGCTGATCGGCGGCACCGAGCCGCGTACGGACGGCTGCATCGCCTCGTGGTAG
- a CDS encoding lipid-A-disaccharide synthase N-terminal domain-containing protein, protein MWWHSLMGSLSGGSVAWIVFGFIGQIMFTMRFITQWLASEKAKRTVVPLSFWVYSILGSVVLSIYAIYRKDPVFILGQLPSVFIYLRNIALERKNNIAQTAGEFKSMDS, encoded by the coding sequence ATGTGGTGGCATTCGTTGATGGGCAGTCTCTCCGGCGGCAGCGTGGCCTGGATCGTCTTCGGCTTCATCGGACAGATCATGTTTACGATGCGATTCATCACGCAGTGGCTGGCGAGCGAGAAGGCGAAGCGAACCGTTGTGCCGCTCTCCTTCTGGGTCTATAGTATTTTGGGCAGCGTGGTTTTGTCGATCTATGCGATTTACCGCAAGGATCCGGTCTTCATTCTCGGCCAATTGCCGAGCGTCTTCATCTACTTGCGCAATATTGCGTTGGAACGGAAAAATAACATCGCGCAGACGGCGGGAGAGTTTAAATCGATGGATTCATAG
- a CDS encoding glycosyltransferase family 2 protein: MVKLSIVAPIYNEEENILLLHEAITNAVSSKVESYEIVLVNDGSKDRSASILNELAERDAAVKVIHFVKNCGQTAALYAGMKESKGELVALIDADLQTDPRDIFKLMPYIPNMDFVNGKRIRRKDTLVKKVSSRVGNGVRNWLTGDEIYDTGCPMKLMKREVADSYYLYEGMHRFLPTLAKINGFKVIEIAVSHQERQHGVSKYGVFNRAFVGLMDAIVIGWLRKRVIRYQIRGQ, from the coding sequence ATGGTCAAGCTCTCGATCGTTGCGCCGATTTATAACGAGGAAGAGAACATTCTGCTGCTGCACGAGGCGATTACCAACGCGGTCAGCAGTAAGGTAGAGAGCTACGAAATCGTACTCGTCAACGACGGCAGCAAAGATCGGAGCGCGAGTATTCTGAACGAGCTGGCGGAGCGGGATGCTGCCGTTAAGGTCATCCACTTCGTGAAAAATTGCGGACAAACCGCCGCGCTCTACGCAGGCATGAAAGAATCCAAGGGCGAACTCGTCGCGCTGATCGATGCGGATTTACAGACGGACCCGCGGGATATTTTCAAACTGATGCCTTACATTCCGAACATGGACTTCGTGAACGGCAAACGCATCAGGCGCAAGGATACCCTCGTGAAGAAAGTTTCGTCGCGGGTCGGCAACGGGGTTCGCAACTGGCTGACGGGGGATGAAATTTACGATACGGGCTGCCCGATGAAGCTGATGAAGCGCGAAGTGGCGGACAGCTATTATTTATACGAAGGGATGCACCGCTTTCTGCCGACGCTGGCGAAGATCAACGGCTTCAAAGTCATCGAGATCGCGGTCTCCCATCAAGAACGGCAGCACGGCGTGTCCAAATACGGGGTGTTCAACCGCGCGTTCGTCGGCCTGATGGATGCCATCGTCATCGGCTGGCTGCGCAAACGGGTCATTCGCTACCAAATCAGGGGACAATAA
- a CDS encoding GDP-mannose 4,6-dehydratase, whose protein sequence is MSTYCVTGGAGFIGSHLCERLLKLGHRVVCIDNFNGVYDYKIKIKNILNSTGLETTFQYSNKETDLLHLQQAVEGDSYKLVVADIRHADELAAAFGNERIDAVIHLAAMAGVRPSIEDPLLYEDVNVRGTLTVLEAMRKHGVRKWLCASSSSVYGNQAKVPFSEEDRVDRSISPYAATKKACEVLGHTYYHLHDIDTIMLRFFTVYGERQRPDLAIHKFVGMLDRGEPLTVYGDGSSRRDYTYVGDIVDGMIGALAFVEGHETVYEIVNIGTNRTISLLELVRSIEQAFGKEALLRWLPNQPGDVEQTYADISKANGLFGYDPQTDFAEGLHKFVTWYRGN, encoded by the coding sequence ATGAGCACGTATTGCGTAACCGGGGGAGCGGGATTTATCGGCTCTCATCTCTGCGAGCGATTGCTGAAGCTTGGCCATCGCGTCGTTTGCATCGATAATTTTAACGGCGTGTACGACTACAAAATCAAAATAAAGAATATCCTGAATAGTACAGGATTGGAAACGACATTTCAATATTCGAACAAAGAAACCGATCTGCTTCATCTGCAGCAGGCTGTCGAAGGGGACAGCTACAAGCTCGTTGTTGCGGATATTCGGCATGCGGACGAGTTGGCTGCGGCCTTCGGGAACGAGCGGATCGACGCGGTTATTCACTTGGCGGCCATGGCGGGCGTTCGTCCTTCGATCGAGGATCCGCTGCTCTACGAAGACGTCAACGTGAGAGGAACGCTGACGGTGCTCGAGGCGATGCGCAAGCACGGCGTTCGCAAATGGCTGTGCGCTTCGTCCTCTTCCGTATACGGCAATCAGGCGAAGGTGCCCTTCTCCGAGGAGGATCGGGTCGACCGAAGCATCTCGCCTTATGCCGCCACGAAGAAAGCATGCGAGGTACTGGGCCACACGTATTATCATTTACATGATATCGATACGATTATGCTGCGGTTCTTCACCGTATACGGGGAACGGCAGCGGCCGGATCTGGCCATTCATAAATTCGTGGGGATGCTGGATCGCGGCGAACCGTTGACCGTCTATGGCGATGGTTCGTCCAGGCGGGATTATACGTATGTCGGGGATATTGTCGACGGCATGATCGGAGCGCTTGCTTTTGTCGAGGGGCATGAAACCGTTTATGAAATCGTGAATATCGGCACCAACCGGACGATTTCCCTTCTTGAGCTGGTTCGGAGCATCGAGCAGGCGTTCGGCAAGGAGGCACTTCTTCGCTGGCTGCCGAACCAGCCTGGAGACGTGGAGCAGACGTACGCGGACATTTCCAAGGCGAACGGGCTGTTCGGTTACGACCCGCAGACTGATTTCGCCGAAGGATTGCACAAGTTCGTCACATGGTATAGGGGGAATTAA
- a CDS encoding UDP-glucose dehydrogenase family protein — translation MVKIGIMGTGYVGLVHGAVLSSYGFPVTCMDVDAEKIDRLAAGISPIYEPDLDELLTGGIEAGTLSFTTSAEEVVQSSDVIFIAVGTPAMDDGSANLTYVHEVMHAIGKYANGYKVVVCKSTMPVGTNRSIANYLDGVLKTRNEPFRIDVASNPEFLRQGKAVSDSLSPSRIVIGTENEEAKRMLQTIYAGYMRQHVPFLYTNPETAEMIKYAANSFLGVKISFVNELALLSEKVGANIQDIATGMGLDDRISPHFLQAGPGYGGSCFPKDMQALVGVGQKNGEELYVVRAAVAANEKQKAKMVDKISGVLASNGSLRGKTIAVWGLSFKPETDDIRFAPSYDIISGLVARGAAVKAYCPQGMKQAERAWTDLSGAVAFCESEEDCARNADAIVLMTEWKQFKASGLDSIVKSMRGNVFFDLRNLFADHPRIRLLFDYYSVGSDERRLYSLEEA, via the coding sequence ATGGTGAAGATTGGGATTATGGGTACAGGTTATGTCGGTTTAGTTCACGGCGCAGTCCTTTCCAGTTATGGCTTCCCAGTCACTTGCATGGACGTGGACGCAGAGAAGATCGATCGTTTGGCGGCAGGCATATCTCCGATCTACGAGCCGGATCTCGATGAGCTGCTGACCGGCGGAATCGAAGCGGGCACGCTTTCGTTCACGACGAGCGCCGAAGAAGTCGTACAATCCAGCGACGTTATCTTCATCGCCGTCGGCACGCCTGCAATGGATGACGGAAGCGCCAATCTCACCTATGTCCATGAAGTCATGCATGCGATCGGCAAGTATGCGAACGGCTATAAAGTGGTCGTCTGCAAATCGACGATGCCTGTCGGCACGAACCGTAGTATCGCGAACTACCTGGACGGCGTGCTGAAAACGCGGAACGAGCCTTTCCGGATCGATGTCGCGTCGAATCCCGAGTTTCTGCGCCAGGGCAAAGCCGTCAGCGACTCGCTGTCGCCATCGAGAATCGTGATCGGAACCGAGAACGAAGAAGCCAAGCGCATGCTGCAAACGATCTACGCGGGGTATATGCGGCAGCATGTTCCGTTCTTGTATACGAATCCGGAGACTGCGGAGATGATCAAGTACGCCGCAAATTCCTTCTTGGGCGTCAAAATATCATTCGTCAACGAGCTCGCGCTTCTGTCCGAGAAAGTCGGCGCGAACATCCAGGATATCGCGACGGGCATGGGGCTCGACGACCGAATCTCGCCGCACTTCCTGCAGGCCGGACCCGGGTATGGGGGCAGCTGCTTCCCCAAAGACATGCAGGCGCTTGTCGGTGTCGGCCAGAAGAACGGCGAGGAATTGTACGTCGTGCGCGCAGCCGTTGCCGCCAACGAGAAGCAGAAGGCGAAGATGGTGGACAAAATCAGCGGCGTGCTTGCCTCGAACGGATCGCTCAGGGGCAAAACGATCGCCGTTTGGGGATTGTCTTTCAAACCCGAGACCGATGATATCCGGTTTGCGCCAAGCTATGATATTATCAGCGGACTCGTTGCCCGGGGGGCGGCCGTGAAAGCATACTGCCCGCAAGGCATGAAGCAGGCGGAGCGTGCATGGACGGATTTGAGCGGCGCCGTCGCGTTTTGCGAGAGTGAAGAGGACTGTGCCCGGAACGCGGATGCAATCGTGTTAATGACGGAATGGAAACAGTTCAAGGCGAGCGGCTTGGACAGCATCGTTAAAAGCATGCGGGGCAACGTCTTCTTCGACCTGCGCAACTTATTTGCGGACCATCCGCGCATACGCCTGCTGTTTGACTACTATTCGGTCGGTTCGGATGAACGACGGTTGTATTCACTGGAGGAGGCCTAA
- a CDS encoding MarR family winged helix-turn-helix transcriptional regulator, which translates to MKDNQETILRLQEALTRFAKAEWRQKPIHGLTRSDIRILYCIMECEKTGNRKPRISDISKKLLVTTPTVTQLIKKLIEEELIERTVDPDDRRSVGIELTEKGKAVAKEADAHIKQSLGGLVDFLGLEESEHLADLLTKAFHYYHNLD; encoded by the coding sequence ATGAAGGACAATCAAGAAACCATACTGCGGCTGCAAGAAGCACTCACCCGTTTCGCGAAAGCCGAATGGCGGCAAAAACCGATTCATGGCCTGACGCGCAGCGACATTCGCATCCTCTATTGCATCATGGAGTGCGAGAAAACCGGAAACCGCAAGCCGAGAATTTCGGATATCAGCAAGAAGCTGCTCGTCACGACGCCGACCGTCACCCAATTGATCAAGAAGCTGATTGAAGAGGAACTGATCGAGCGCACTGTAGATCCCGATGACCGCCGCTCCGTCGGCATCGAATTGACGGAGAAGGGAAAAGCGGTCGCCAAGGAAGCCGATGCGCACATCAAGCAGTCGCTCGGAGGACTCGTCGATTTTCTGGGGCTGGAGGAAAGCGAGCATTTGGCCGACCTGTTAACGAAGGCTTTTCACTATTATCATAATCTTGATTAG
- a CDS encoding GNAT family N-acetyltransferase — MRFRLLQHDDADVVYRQFSDPDMCAFFSEPPCDYAEALEIIEHYRNPDGEDHLRYGMFDKETNAFVGTCGYHFWDPARKQVEIGYDIWKDYWKQGYMTEAMPVLIDICFKRLGVDCIYILTDPRNAASVAAVAKFGFTHAAPCRDTDDGTICLKLLRA, encoded by the coding sequence ATGAGATTTCGTCTCTTGCAGCACGACGATGCGGATGTCGTCTACAGGCAGTTTTCGGACCCGGACATGTGTGCCTTCTTCAGCGAGCCGCCGTGCGATTACGCGGAAGCGCTGGAGATCATCGAACACTACCGGAACCCCGATGGAGAAGACCATCTTCGCTACGGCATGTTTGATAAGGAGACGAATGCGTTTGTCGGAACCTGCGGGTACCACTTCTGGGATCCGGCGCGGAAGCAAGTCGAGATCGGCTATGATATCTGGAAGGACTATTGGAAACAGGGCTACATGACCGAAGCGATGCCCGTTCTCATCGATATCTGCTTCAAGCGGCTTGGCGTGGATTGTATCTACATCCTAACCGATCCGCGGAATGCGGCGTCCGTTGCAGCCGTGGCCAAATTCGGCTTTACGCACGCTGCGCCGTGCAGGGATACGGATGATGGGACGATTTGCTTGAAATTGTTGCGTGCATGA
- a CDS encoding aldo/keto reductase — protein sequence MDFTRLGQTGLEVSRLCLGCMSYGLSARGSHPWTLDEERSRPFIRKALELGINFFDTANVYSDGTSEEIVGRALKDFARREDVVIATKVHGRMRPGPNGAGLSRKAILSEVDDSLQRLGTDYIDLYQIHRWDPHTPIEETMEALHDVVKSGKARYIGASSMYAWQFLKAQYTAEKNGWTKFVSMQNHLNLLYREEEREMLPLCADTGVGVIPWSPLARGRLTRSWDEISERSETDAFGKTLYTSAVDADRAIVERVGRIANARGVSQAQVALAWVLNKSTVTAPIIGATKPVHLDDANAALSLALTADEIRELEELYVPHPILGFQ from the coding sequence ATGGATTTCACGAGATTAGGCCAAACTGGCCTGGAAGTATCCAGACTCTGCCTGGGCTGCATGAGCTACGGCCTTTCGGCAAGAGGATCGCATCCGTGGACGCTGGACGAGGAACGGAGCCGGCCCTTCATCCGCAAAGCGCTGGAGCTCGGCATCAACTTCTTCGATACGGCCAACGTCTATTCGGACGGCACGAGCGAGGAAATCGTCGGCCGCGCCCTTAAGGATTTCGCCCGCCGTGAGGACGTCGTGATCGCGACCAAGGTTCACGGCCGCATGCGCCCCGGCCCGAACGGAGCCGGCTTGTCGCGCAAAGCGATCCTGAGCGAAGTGGACGACAGTCTGCAGCGGCTCGGCACGGACTATATCGATCTCTATCAGATCCACCGCTGGGACCCGCATACGCCGATCGAAGAAACGATGGAGGCGCTGCACGATGTCGTCAAATCCGGCAAAGCCCGCTATATCGGCGCCTCCTCCATGTATGCCTGGCAGTTCCTGAAGGCGCAGTACACGGCGGAGAAGAACGGCTGGACCAAATTCGTGAGCATGCAAAATCACTTGAATCTGTTGTACCGCGAAGAAGAGCGGGAAATGCTCCCGCTATGCGCGGATACCGGCGTCGGCGTCATTCCGTGGAGCCCCTTGGCCCGCGGCCGCTTGACGCGCAGCTGGGACGAAATCAGCGAACGGTCGGAGACCGATGCGTTCGGCAAGACGCTGTATACCTCCGCCGTCGACGCGGACCGCGCGATCGTCGAACGCGTCGGCCGCATCGCGAATGCGAGAGGCGTCTCGCAGGCCCAAGTCGCGCTGGCTTGGGTGCTGAACAAGTCCACGGTCACCGCGCCGATCATCGGAGCCACGAAGCCCGTCCACTTGGACGATGCGAACGCGGCGCTGTCGCTTGCGCTGACCGCCGATGAGATCCGCGAGCTGGAAGAGCTGTACGTGCCCCATCCGATATTGGGCTTCCAATAG